From Myxocyprinus asiaticus isolate MX2 ecotype Aquarium Trade chromosome 10, UBuf_Myxa_2, whole genome shotgun sequence, the proteins below share one genomic window:
- the LOC127447229 gene encoding trichohyalin-like isoform X3 has product MAVTNFIMFYITCVSFVQDIVFCETFGESGKEITLTPIIHGTPVEIMWKHNSNIILDYDQSIMMEYGLFKGRVVLDFETGQLTITKLNIQDSGQYQSEILIDGHVQRSEHTLTVLDAMPEPTVTCEVDKTSDLKTLLCSVNSQTQPSYEWKGPNFSGRQGPKLSVAKQEENPDSVFTCIVKNKLGSKSTDFTLKDCHIGRARAASIAPVLTVILLLVVALLILLALYFIKRKKEKSRRSDPHKMQPEYGEHHNLLRELSTEDIPGSSDATLPWQSRLTSPKESIAVKSWEQIQIHHDSTSENIVEIDGETPVKGKNCLQEQNLKCNVGTLRDTCHTVEDQNIGKIKMVNIQHQIPESAVTERNKEDTENKVKELDKNENSQNVLKAKESNCSKPDETDKEKNERHEPLQNPKEFGDIMMNQDLDLYQSEQVQKEKEKEGSQILEKNEEKREKTSEQQNESLGNQKNKATTNNEDDLTPVEKKEEGEKEERTEEVNHGEKKEGKEERTEEVNHGEKKEEMKEERTEEVNHGEKEERTEEVNHGEKEERTEELNHGEKKEEGKEERTEEVNHGEKEEEMKEQRTEQLNHREKKEEKEERTEEVNHGEKEERTEEVNHGEKKEEMKEQRTEQLNHREKKEEEKEERTEEVNHGEKEERTEEVNHGEKEERTEEVNHGEKEERTEEVNHGEKKEEMKEERTEELNHGEKKEEGKEERTEEVNHREKEERTEEVNHGEKEERTEEVNHGEKEERTEEVNHGEKKEEMKEERTEELNHGEKKEEGKEERTEEVNHGEKEEEMKEQRTEQLNHREKKEEEKEERTEEVNHGEKKEEMKEQRTEQLNHREKKEEEKEERTEEVNHGEKEERTEEVNHGEKEERTEEVNHGEKEERTEEVNHGEKKEEMKEERTEELNHGEKKEEGKEERTEEVNHREKEERTEEVNHGEKEERTEEVNHGEKEERTEEVNHGEKKEEMKEERTEELNHGEKKEEGKEERTEEVNHREKEERTEEVNHGEKEEEMKEQRTEQLNHREKKEEEKEERTEEVNHGEKEERTEEVNHGEKKEEMKEQRTEQLNHREKKEEEKEERTEEVNHGEKEERTEEVNHGEKEERTEELNHGEKKEEGKEERTEEVNHGEKEEEMKEERTEEVNHGEKKEEMKEQRTEQLNHREKKEEEKEERTEEVNHGEKEERTEEVNHGEKEERTEEVNHGEKEERTEEVNHGEKKEEMKEERTEELNHGEKKEEGKEERTEEVNHREKEERTEEVNHGEKEERTEEVNHGEKEERTEEVNHGEKKEEMKEERTEELNHGEKKEEGKEERTEEVNHGEKEEEMKEQRTEQLNHREKKEEEKEERTEEVNHGEKEERTEEVNHGEKKEEMKEQRTEQLNHREKKEEEKEERTEEVNHGEKEERTEEVNHGEKEERTEELNHGEKKEEGKEERTEEVNHGEKEEEMKEERTEELNHGEKKEEGKEERTEEVNHGEKEEEMKEQRTEEVNHGEKKEEIKEERTEEVNHGEKKEEMKEQRTEQLNHGEKKEERTEEVNHGEKNGDSPDNLGPKYSTGEMLEKQNHVPEIFESKSGINLEKQTEYQTDPNNTMISMPIPATEYTEKKLKHTDEVAHACTGKSDMRDEEQETNNQ; this is encoded by the exons ATGGCAGTTACTAACTTCATAATGTTTTATATTACATgtgtcagttttgttcaag aTATTGTTTTCTGTGAAACATTTGGAGAGAGTGGAAAGGAAATTACATTGACCCCAATCATTCATGGAACGCCTGTAGAAATAATGTGGAAACACAATAGCAACATAATTCTGGACTATGACCAGAGTATTATGATGGAGTATGGCTTATTTAAAGGACGTGTAGTTCTTGATTTTGAAACAGGACAGCTCACAATAACAAAGCTGAACATCCAAGACAGTGGCCAATATCAGTCTGAGATTTTGATCGATGGACATGTTCAGAGATCAGAACATACTTTGACAGTCTTGG ATGCTATGCCAGAGCCAACAGTGACATGTGAAGTGGACAAGACTTCAGATTTAAAAACACTGCTATGTTCAGTGAACTCACAGACTCAGCCAAGCTATGAATGGAAAGGACCAAATTTTTCTGGTCGTCAGGGGCCAAAACTTTCTGTTGCCAAACAGGAAGAGAACCCGGACTCAGTCTTTACCTGCATTGTGAAGAACAAATTGGGCAGCAAGAGCACAGACTTCACTTTGAAAGACTGCCACATAG GCAGAGCACGGGCTGCGTCGATCGCTCCGGTCCTAACAGTCATACTTCTCCTCGTTGTCGCTCTGCTCATATTGCTTGCATTGTACTTCATCAAGCGGAAAAAGGAAAAGT CAAGGAGGTCTGACCCGCACAAAATGCAACCTGAATATG GTGAACACCATAACCTTTTGAGAGAACTCTCAACGGAGGATATACCAG GTTCGTCTGATGCCACACTGCCTTGGCAGTCCAGACTTACTTCACCAAAAGAATCCATTGCTGTGAAAAGCTGGGAGCAGATACAGATTCATCACGACAGCACCTCAGAGAATATAGTTGAAATTGATGGAGAAACACCTGTGAAGGGAAAAAATTGTTTGCAGGAACAAAATCTAAAATGCAATGTTGGCACACTGAGGGACACTTGTCATACAGTGGAGGACCAAAACATAGGAAAAATCAAGATGGTAAATATTCAGCATCAGATTCCAGAATCTGCTGTAACTGAAAGAAACAAAGAGGACACagaaaataaagtaaaagaactagacaaaaatgaaaacagtCAAAATGTACTTAAAGCAAAAGAAAGCAATTGTAGCAAACCTGATGAAACTGACAAAGAAAAGAACGAGAGACATGAACCCTTACAAAACCCAAAAGAATTCGGTGATATCATGATGAACCAGGATTTGGATCTATATCAGAGCGAACAAGTtcagaaagaaaaggagaaagaggGAAGCCAGATACTGGAAAAGAACGAAGAAAAGAGGGAAAAGACATCCGAGCAGCAGAATGAGAGTCTGGGAAATCAGAAAAACAAAGCTACGACTAATAATGAGGATGACCTCACACCAGTAGAGAAAAAAGAGGAGGGGgagaaagaagagagaacagaagaggtaaaccatggagagaaaaaagaggggaaagaagagagaacagaagaggtaaaccacggagagaaaaaagaggagatgaaagaagagagaacagaagaggtaaaccacggagagaaagaagagagaacagaagaggtaaaccatggagagaaagaagagagaacagaagag TTAAACCacggagagaaaaaagaggaggggaaagaagagagaacagaagaggTAAACCACGGAGAGAAAGAAGAGGAGATGAAAGAACAGAGAACAGAACAGTTAAAccacagagagaaaaaagaggagaaagaagagagaacagaagaggtaaaccacggagagaaagaagagagaacagaagaggtaaaccacggagagaaaaaagaggagatgaaagaacagagaacagaacagttaaaccacagagagaaaaaagaggaggagaaagaagagagaacagaagaggtaaaccacggagagaaagaagagagaacagaagaggtaaaccatggagagaaagaagagagaacagaagaggtaaaccacggagagaaagaagagagaacagaagaggtaaaccatggagagaaaaaagaggagatgaaagaagagagaacagaagagTTAAACCacggagagaaaaaagaggaggggaaagaagagagaacagaagaggtaaaccacagagagaaagaagagagaacagaagaggTAAATCAcggagagaaagaagagagaacagaagaggTAAATCAcggagagaaagaagagagaacagaagaggtaaaccatggagagaaaaaagaggagatgaaagaagagagaacagaagagTTAAACCacggagagaaaaaagaggaggggaaagaagagagaacagaagaggTAAACCACGGAGAGAAAGAAGAGGAGATGAAAGAACAGAGAACAGAACAGTTAAAccacagagagaaaaaagaggaggagaaagaagagagaacagaagaggtaaaccacggagagaaaaaagaggagatgaaagaacagagaacagaacagttaaaccacagagagaaaaaagaggaggagaaagaagagagaacagaagaggTAAACCACGGAGAGAAGgaagagagaacagaagaggtaaaccatggagagaaagaagagagaacagaagaggtaaaccacggagagaaagaagagagaacagaagaggtaaaccatggagagaaaaaagaggagatgaaagaagagagaacagaagagTTAAACCacggagagaaaaaagaggaggggaaagaagagagaacagaagaggtaaaccacagagagaaagaagagagaacagaagaggTAAATCAcggagagaaagaagagagaacagaagaggTAAATCAcggagagaaagaagagagaacagaagaggtaaaccatggagagaaaaaagaggagatgaaagaagagagaacagaagagTTAAACCacggagagaaaaaagaggaggggaaagaagagagaacagaagaggtaaaccacagagagaaagaagagagaacagaagaggTAAACCACGGAGAGAAAGAAGAGGAGATGAAAGAACAGAGAACAGAACAGTTAAAccacagagagaaaaaagaggaggagaaagaagagagaacagaagaggtaaaccacggagagaaagaagagagaacagaagaggtaaaccacggagagaaaaaagaggagatgaAAGAACAGAGAACAGAACAGTTAAACcatagagagaaaaaagaggaggagaaagaagagagaacagaagaggtaaaccacggagagaaagaagagagaacagaagaggtaaaccacggagagaaagaagagagaacagaagagTTAAACCacggagagaaaaaagaggaggggaaagaagagagaacagaagaggTAAACCACGGAGAGAAAGAAGAGGAGATGaaagaagagagaacagaagaggtaaaccacggagagaaaaaagaggagatgaaagaacagagaacagaacagttaaaccacagagagaaaaaagaggaggagaaagaagagagaacagaagaggTAAACCACGGAGAGAAGgaagagagaacagaagaggtaaaccatggagagaaagaagagagaacagaagaggtaaaccacggagagaaagaagagagaacagaagaggtaaaccatggagagaaaaaagaggagatgaaagaagagagaacagaagagTTAAACCacggagagaaaaaagaggaggggaaagaagagagaacagaagaggtaaaccacagagagaaagaagagagaacagaagaggTAAATCAcggagagaaagaagagagaacagaagaggTAAATCAcggagagaaagaagagagaacagaagaggtaaaccatggagagaaaaaagaggagatgaaagaagagagaacagaagagTTAAACCacggagagaaaaaagaggaggggaaagaagagagaacagaagaggTAAACCACGGAGAGAAAGAAGAGGAGATGAAAGAACAGAGAACAGAACAGTTAAAccacagagagaaaaaagaggaggagaaagaagagagaacagaagaggtaaaccacggagagaaagaagagagaacagaagaggtaaaccacggagagaaaaaagaggagatgaAAGAACAGAGAACAGAACAGTTAAACcatagagagaaaaaagaggaggagaaagaagagagaacagaagaggtaaaccacggagagaaagaagagagaacagaagaggtaaaccacggagagaaagaagagagaacagaagagTTAAACCacggagagaaaaaagaggaggggaaagaagagagaacagaagaggTAAACCACGGAGAGAAAGAAGAGGAGATGaaagaagagagaacagaagagTTAAACCacggagagaaaaaagaggaggggaaagaagagagaacagaagaggTAAACCACGGAGAGAAAGAAGAGGAGATGAAAGAACAGAGAACAGAAGAGGTAAAccatggagagaaaaaagaggagataaaagaagagagaacagaagaggtaaaccacggagagaaaaaagaggagatgaAAGAACAGAGAACAGAACAGTTAAACCAcggagagaaaaaagaagagagaacagaagaggTAAACCATGGAGAGAAAAATGGAG
- the LOC127447229 gene encoding trichohyalin-like isoform X1: MAVTNFIMFYITCVSFVQDIVFCETFGESGKEITLTPIIHGTPVEIMWKHNSNIILDYDQSIMMEYGLFKGRVVLDFETGQLTITKLNIQDSGQYQSEILIDGHVQRSEHTLTVLDAMPEPTVTCEVDKTSDLKTLLCSVNSQTQPSYEWKGPNFSGRQGPKLSVAKQEENPDSVFTCIVKNKLGSKSTDFTLKDCHIGRARAASIAPVLTVILLLVVALLILLALYFIKRKKEKSRRSDPHKMQPEYGEHHNLLRELSTEDIPGSSDATLPWQSRLTSPKESIAVKSWEQIQIHHDSTSENIVEIDGETPVKGKNCLQEQNLKCNVGTLRDTCHTVEDQNIGKIKMVNIQHQIPESAVTERNKEDTENKVKELDKNENSQNVLKAKESNCSKPDETDKEKNERHEPLQNPKEFGDIMMNQDLDLYQSEQVQKEKEKEGSQILEKNEEKREKTSEQQNESLGNQKNKATTNNEDDLTPVEKKEEGEKEERTEEVNHGEKKEGKEERTEEVNHGEKKEEMKEERTEEVNHGEKEERTEELNHGEKKEEGKEERTEEVNHREKEERTEEVNHGEKEERTEEVNHGEKKEEMKEERTEELNHGEKKEEGKEERTEEVNHGEKEEEMKEQRTEQLNHREKKEEKEERTEEVNHGEKEERTEEVNHGEKKEEMKEQRTEQLNHREKKEEEKEERTEEVNHGEKEERTEEVNHGEKEERTEEVNHGEKEERTEEVNHGEKKEEMKEERTEELNHGEKKEEGKEERTEEVNHREKEERTEEVNHGEKEERTEEVNHGEKEERTEEVNHGEKKEEMKEERTEELNHGEKKEEGKEERTEEVNHGEKEEEMKEQRTEQLNHREKKEEEKEERTEEVNHGEKKEEMKEQRTEQLNHREKKEEEKEERTEEVNHGEKEERTEEVNHGEKEERTEEVNHGEKEERTEEVNHGEKKEEMKEERTEELNHGEKKEEGKEERTEEVNHREKEERTEEVNHGEKEERTEEVNHGEKEERTEEVNHGEKKEEMKEERTEELNHGEKKEEGKEERTEEVNHREKEERTEEVNHGEKEEEMKEQRTEQLNHREKKEEEKEERTEEVNHGEKEERTEEVNHGEKKEEMKEQRTEQLNHREKKEEEKEERTEEVNHGEKEERTEEVNHGEKEERTEELNHGEKKEEGKEERTEEVNHGEKEEEMKEERTEEVNHGEKKEEMKEQRTEQLNHREKKEEEKEERTEEVNHGEKEERTEEVNHGEKEERTEEVNHGEKEERTEEVNHGEKKEEMKEERTEELNHGEKKEEGKEERTEEVNHREKEERTEEVNHGEKEERTEEVNHGEKEERTEEVNHGEKKEEMKEERTEELNHGEKKEEGKEERTEEVNHGEKEEEMKEQRTEQLNHREKKEEEKEERTEEVNHGEKEERTEEVNHGEKKEEMKEQRTEQLNHREKKEEEKEERTEEVNHGEKEERTEEVNHGEKEERTEELNHGEKKEEGKEERTEEVNHGEKEEEMKEERTEELNHGEKKEEGKEERTEEVNHGEKEEEMKEQRTEEVNHGEKKEEIKEERTEEVNHGEKKEEMKEQRTEQLNHGEKKEERTEEVNHGEKNGDSPDNLGPKYSTGEMLEKQNHVPEIFESKSGINLEKQTEYQTDPNNTMISMPIPATEYTEKKLKHTDEVAHACTGKSDMRDEEQETNNQ; the protein is encoded by the exons ATGGCAGTTACTAACTTCATAATGTTTTATATTACATgtgtcagttttgttcaag aTATTGTTTTCTGTGAAACATTTGGAGAGAGTGGAAAGGAAATTACATTGACCCCAATCATTCATGGAACGCCTGTAGAAATAATGTGGAAACACAATAGCAACATAATTCTGGACTATGACCAGAGTATTATGATGGAGTATGGCTTATTTAAAGGACGTGTAGTTCTTGATTTTGAAACAGGACAGCTCACAATAACAAAGCTGAACATCCAAGACAGTGGCCAATATCAGTCTGAGATTTTGATCGATGGACATGTTCAGAGATCAGAACATACTTTGACAGTCTTGG ATGCTATGCCAGAGCCAACAGTGACATGTGAAGTGGACAAGACTTCAGATTTAAAAACACTGCTATGTTCAGTGAACTCACAGACTCAGCCAAGCTATGAATGGAAAGGACCAAATTTTTCTGGTCGTCAGGGGCCAAAACTTTCTGTTGCCAAACAGGAAGAGAACCCGGACTCAGTCTTTACCTGCATTGTGAAGAACAAATTGGGCAGCAAGAGCACAGACTTCACTTTGAAAGACTGCCACATAG GCAGAGCACGGGCTGCGTCGATCGCTCCGGTCCTAACAGTCATACTTCTCCTCGTTGTCGCTCTGCTCATATTGCTTGCATTGTACTTCATCAAGCGGAAAAAGGAAAAGT CAAGGAGGTCTGACCCGCACAAAATGCAACCTGAATATG GTGAACACCATAACCTTTTGAGAGAACTCTCAACGGAGGATATACCAG GTTCGTCTGATGCCACACTGCCTTGGCAGTCCAGACTTACTTCACCAAAAGAATCCATTGCTGTGAAAAGCTGGGAGCAGATACAGATTCATCACGACAGCACCTCAGAGAATATAGTTGAAATTGATGGAGAAACACCTGTGAAGGGAAAAAATTGTTTGCAGGAACAAAATCTAAAATGCAATGTTGGCACACTGAGGGACACTTGTCATACAGTGGAGGACCAAAACATAGGAAAAATCAAGATGGTAAATATTCAGCATCAGATTCCAGAATCTGCTGTAACTGAAAGAAACAAAGAGGACACagaaaataaagtaaaagaactagacaaaaatgaaaacagtCAAAATGTACTTAAAGCAAAAGAAAGCAATTGTAGCAAACCTGATGAAACTGACAAAGAAAAGAACGAGAGACATGAACCCTTACAAAACCCAAAAGAATTCGGTGATATCATGATGAACCAGGATTTGGATCTATATCAGAGCGAACAAGTtcagaaagaaaaggagaaagaggGAAGCCAGATACTGGAAAAGAACGAAGAAAAGAGGGAAAAGACATCCGAGCAGCAGAATGAGAGTCTGGGAAATCAGAAAAACAAAGCTACGACTAATAATGAGGATGACCTCACACCAGTAGAGAAAAAAGAGGAGGGGgagaaagaagagagaacagaagaggtaaaccatggagagaaaaaagaggggaaagaagagagaacagaagaggtaaaccacggagagaaaaaagaggagatgaaagaagagagaacagaagaggtaaaccacggagagaaagaagagagaacagaagag TTAAACCacggagagaaaaaagaggaggggaaagaagagagaacagaagaggtaaaccacagagagaaagaagagagaacagaagag gTAAATCAcggagagaaagaagagagaacagaagaggtaaaccatggagagaaaaaagaggagatgaaagaagagagaacagaagagTTAAACCacggagagaaaaaagaggaggggaaagaagagagaacagaagaggTAAACCACGGAGAGAAAGAAGAGGAGATGAAAGAACAGAGAACAGAACAGTTAAAccacagagagaaaaaagaggagaaagaagagagaacagaagaggtaaaccacggagagaaagaagagagaacagaagaggtaaaccacggagagaaaaaagaggagatgaaagaacagagaacagaacagttaaaccacagagagaaaaaagaggaggagaaagaagagagaacagaagaggtaaaccacggagagaaagaagagagaacagaagaggtaaaccatggagagaaagaagagagaacagaagaggtaaaccacggagagaaagaagagagaacagaagaggtaaaccatggagagaaaaaagaggagatgaaagaagagagaacagaagagTTAAACCacggagagaaaaaagaggaggggaaagaagagagaacagaagaggtaaaccacagagagaaagaagagagaacagaagaggTAAATCAcggagagaaagaagagagaacagaagaggTAAATCAcggagagaaagaagagagaacagaagaggtaaaccatggagagaaaaaagaggagatgaaagaagagagaacagaagagTTAAACCacggagagaaaaaagaggaggggaaagaagagagaacagaagaggTAAACCACGGAGAGAAAGAAGAGGAGATGAAAGAACAGAGAACAGAACAGTTAAAccacagagagaaaaaagaggaggagaaagaagagagaacagaagaggtaaaccacggagagaaaaaagaggagatgaaagaacagagaacagaacagttaaaccacagagagaaaaaagaggaggagaaagaagagagaacagaagaggTAAACCACGGAGAGAAGgaagagagaacagaagaggtaaaccatggagagaaagaagagagaacagaagaggtaaaccacggagagaaagaagagagaacagaagaggtaaaccatggagagaaaaaagaggagatgaaagaagagagaacagaagagTTAAACCacggagagaaaaaagaggaggggaaagaagagagaacagaagaggtaaaccacagagagaaagaagagagaacagaagaggTAAATCAcggagagaaagaagagagaacagaagaggTAAATCAcggagagaaagaagagagaacagaagaggtaaaccatggagagaaaaaagaggagatgaaagaagagagaacagaagagTTAAACCacggagagaaaaaagaggaggggaaagaagagagaacagaagaggtaaaccacagagagaaagaagagagaacagaagaggTAAACCACGGAGAGAAAGAAGAGGAGATGAAAGAACAGAGAACAGAACAGTTAAAccacagagagaaaaaagaggaggagaaagaagagagaacagaagaggtaaaccacggagagaaagaagagagaacagaagaggtaaaccacggagagaaaaaagaggagatgaAAGAACAGAGAACAGAACAGTTAAACcatagagagaaaaaagaggaggagaaagaagagagaacagaagaggtaaaccacggagagaaagaagagagaacagaagaggtaaaccacggagagaaagaagagagaacagaagagTTAAACCacggagagaaaaaagaggaggggaaagaagagagaacagaagaggTAAACCACGGAGAGAAAGAAGAGGAGATGaaagaagagagaacagaagaggtaaaccacggagagaaaaaagaggagatgaaagaacagagaacagaacagttaaaccacagagagaaaaaagaggaggagaaagaagagagaacagaagaggTAAACCACGGAGAGAAGgaagagagaacagaagaggtaaaccatggagagaaagaagagagaacagaagaggtaaaccacggagagaaagaagagagaacagaagaggtaaaccatggagagaaaaaagaggagatgaaagaagagagaacagaagagTTAAACCacggagagaaaaaagaggaggggaaagaagagagaacagaagaggtaaaccacagagagaaagaagagagaacagaagaggTAAATCAcggagagaaagaagagagaacagaagaggTAAATCAcggagagaaagaagagagaacagaagaggtaaaccatggagagaaaaaagaggagatgaaagaagagagaacagaagagTTAAACCacggagagaaaaaagaggaggggaaagaagagagaacagaagaggTAAACCACGGAGAGAAAGAAGAGGAGATGAAAGAACAGAGAACAGAACAGTTAAAccacagagagaaaaaagaggaggagaaagaagagagaacagaagaggtaaaccacggagagaaagaagagagaacagaagaggtaaaccacggagagaaaaaagaggagatgaAAGAACAGAGAACAGAACAGTTAAACcatagagagaaaaaagaggaggagaaagaagagagaacagaagaggtaaaccacggagagaaagaagagagaacagaagaggtaaaccacggagagaaagaagagagaacagaagagTTAAACCacggagagaaaaaagaggaggggaaagaagagagaacagaagaggTAAACCACGGAGAGAAAGAAGAGGAGATGaaagaagagagaacagaagagTTAAACCacggagagaaaaaagaggaggggaaagaagagagaacagaagaggTAAACCACGGAGAGAAAGAAGAGGAGATGAAAGAACAGAGAACAGAAGAGGTAAAccatggagagaaaaaagaggagataaaagaagagagaacagaagaggtaaaccacggagagaaaaaagaggagatgaAAGAACAGAGAACAGAACAGTTAAACCAcggagagaaaaaagaagagagaacagaagaggTAAACCATGGAGAGAAAAATGGAG